The Geomonas ferrireducens genome includes a window with the following:
- a CDS encoding Bax inhibitor-1/YccA family protein, with protein sequence MERYQTQYRTITIANSTVMRGVYGWMGGGLFLTAFVAMITASSPVLLQAILGNRILFYALVFGELGLVVAISGAINRISSATASALFLLYAALNGVTMSTIFVAYTQSSIASTFLVTAGMFGAMSLYGYLTKSDLSSWGSFLFMGLVGVVIASLVNIFLQSPMVSWVMSLCGVIVFTGLTAYDTQRIKQMGGSGGKGAILGALTLYLDFINMFLLLLRFFGNRR encoded by the coding sequence ATGGAAAGATACCAGACGCAGTACAGAACCATAACCATCGCAAACAGCACAGTGATGCGTGGCGTCTACGGCTGGATGGGGGGAGGGTTGTTCCTTACCGCCTTCGTCGCCATGATTACCGCATCTTCGCCGGTTCTTTTACAGGCCATTTTAGGTAACCGGATTCTCTTCTACGCCCTTGTCTTCGGCGAACTCGGCCTCGTTGTTGCCATTAGCGGTGCCATCAACAGGATCAGCAGCGCCACTGCGAGCGCCCTTTTCCTGCTCTATGCAGCCTTGAACGGCGTCACCATGTCCACGATCTTCGTCGCCTATACCCAATCCTCCATCGCGTCGACCTTTCTGGTGACAGCCGGCATGTTCGGTGCCATGAGCCTCTACGGCTACCTCACCAAAAGCGATCTCTCTTCATGGGGAAGCTTTCTGTTCATGGGGCTTGTCGGTGTGGTGATCGCATCTTTAGTGAACATCTTCCTGCAAAGCCCGATGGTCAGCTGGGTCATGAGCCTGTGCGGCGTCATCGTCTTCACGGGTCTCACCGCCTACGACACGCAGAGGATCAAGCAGATGGGCGGCTCGGGAGGGAAGGGGGCCATTCTCGGCGCACTCACCCTTTACCTCGACTTCATCAACATGTTCCTCCTCCTGCTCAGGTTCTTCGGTAACCGCAGGTAA
- a CDS encoding NADH:flavin oxidoreductase/NADH oxidase — translation MSRLFTPLTLRELVIRNRIFVSPMCMYSSRDGLPTDWHMVHLGSRAVGGAGLVMVEATAVTPQGRISPDDSGIWSAEHAAAFAPITRFIKEHGSVPGIQLAHAGRKASTDLPWKGGRPVDARNRGWQTIAPSAVPFSKEEPVLPREATVQDLETLLGQFAAAARRSIDAGFEVVEIHMAHGYLLHEFLSPLSNRRSDDFGGSLENRCRFPLRVAKAVRDIWPEHLPVFVRVSASDWMEGGWDLEQTLYLVRALKEMGIDFIDCSSGGLVPEAMPPFGPGFQVPFAAEIKKEVGIATGAVGVITDPAQAEQIVATGLADAVLLARAMLRDPYWPLHAAKELGVDLPWPLQYERAK, via the coding sequence ATGAGCCGTCTCTTCACCCCGCTTACCCTGCGCGAACTGGTCATCAGAAATCGCATCTTCGTCTCTCCGATGTGCATGTACTCGAGCAGGGACGGGCTCCCTACCGACTGGCACATGGTGCATCTCGGAAGCCGTGCTGTCGGGGGAGCAGGACTGGTCATGGTGGAGGCCACCGCGGTGACGCCGCAGGGAAGGATCTCGCCTGACGACAGCGGCATCTGGAGCGCCGAGCACGCCGCAGCCTTCGCACCGATAACCCGTTTCATCAAGGAGCACGGCTCCGTGCCGGGGATCCAGTTGGCCCATGCTGGGCGCAAAGCCTCCACCGATCTCCCGTGGAAAGGGGGACGCCCCGTCGACGCCCGAAACCGCGGCTGGCAGACCATCGCCCCGAGTGCGGTCCCCTTCTCAAAAGAGGAACCGGTACTTCCCAGGGAAGCCACCGTTCAGGATCTGGAGACTCTCCTTGGCCAGTTTGCCGCAGCGGCCCGCCGCAGTATCGATGCCGGTTTCGAGGTCGTGGAAATCCACATGGCGCACGGATATCTCCTGCATGAGTTCCTGTCGCCTCTTTCGAACCGGCGCAGCGACGATTTCGGCGGGTCGCTTGAGAACCGTTGCCGTTTCCCTCTAAGGGTTGCGAAGGCTGTGCGCGACATCTGGCCCGAACATCTCCCCGTGTTCGTCCGGGTGTCCGCTTCGGATTGGATGGAGGGTGGCTGGGACTTGGAGCAGACGCTATACCTCGTCCGTGCGCTCAAGGAAATGGGGATCGATTTTATCGACTGTTCCTCAGGAGGACTCGTCCCGGAGGCCATGCCCCCGTTTGGTCCAGGCTTCCAGGTGCCGTTTGCTGCCGAGATAAAGAAGGAGGTGGGGATCGCCACCGGGGCCGTGGGGGTCATCACCGACCCGGCTCAAGCCGAACAGATCGTTGCCACCGGGCTTGCCGACGCCGTGCTGCTTGCCCGCGCCATGCTGCGGGACCCATACTGGCCGCTGCATGCCGCCAAGGAACTCGGGGTGGATCTGCCGTGGCCCTTGCAGTATGAAAGGGCGAAATAG
- a CDS encoding PAS domain S-box protein → MKTKMTVTISLLFAGLLTVLALTAQLYFVDQLKALLFTQQFNMVSAIADQIDDRFRIMQTELVATASTLKKEDLHNPSALSRFFGARPDTLAMFDNGLFLFSPQGTLISGNPYEPGIFGKNFLYRDYLKETLATRQPRISQPFISAQPHHHPIVMLTAPLLDEHGEVAGVLAGSLDLTRPNVITKLGTIVLGEKGYIYLYNRDRVMIAHPDRSRILKQDVPAGVNQLYDKAIAGFEGTGETINSRGVRVISSFRRLKTTGWILASNFPQQEAYAPIRKVRSYIAGALVVVLLASTVVVWLCMKFLAAPLVSFTEQIRKLAQSKGENAAPIVVETGDEIGVLGDAFNQLLHELNQQKTELQRQLEFSQKLIEVTPIPVFYKGPDGRYLGCNQAFLDFTGMGREAVLGKTVLDLTTSALADIHQRADLELLSKGGVQVYECRAYDGNHAPREVMFFKTSFAAPNGSCGGLVGVMLDITERKHAEAALQAQKEFAESLVLNSAMPTFVLDSEHRVSIWNFALEALSGVKAADVLGRRQVSSFFYDSDRPLLADLVLDGDIAGIERYFSNTMSSGLISGAIQAETSYHDPKGELHHLTITAAPIRDRNGTVLAAIQTVEDITARKKAEEAHEKTRRQFQLILDAAGEGINGVDRDGKITFVNPAAAQMVGWSQEELLGRSQHALMHHTREDGSHYPEEECAMAAACCEGRSYHGSDELFWRKDGSSFYAEYTCSPIREGGELVGSVVTYKDVTERRQSEEQLLKLSQAVMQSPVSILITDPSGNIEYVNPKFTQVSGYSADEVAGQNPRIFKSGTTAPELYQGMWETISAGRVWTGELYNRRKDGSMIWEHATISPIRNASGAISHYMAFMENIGERKKLEEQLRQAQKMEAVGQLAGGVAHDFNNILTVIMGFGQLLQHSLPEGDPMLENMEQILDAADRATHLTKSLLAFSRKQVMVMQQVELNELARRHSKFLMRIIGEDVALKTDFSDVPLPVMADSGQLEQVLMNLATNARDAMPGGGELSIKTAAVTLDNEFHRLHGYGVPGRYALITVADTGSGMDTETQRKIFEPFFTTKLPGRGTGLGLSIVYGIIKQHGGYITIRSQKGFGTTFSIYLPLAEKTVRSKVATQTFLPEGGNETILVVEDDPAVGRLVESVLKRYGYRVMLAGSGEDALELFESDGNDIGLALLDVIMPKMNGKQLCEALRERSPHLKVLFLSGYTADVIEDKGIFMEGVDIIKKPAKPLELARKVREMLDA, encoded by the coding sequence ATGAAGACCAAGATGACGGTTACCATCTCCCTGCTTTTCGCCGGGTTGCTCACCGTTCTTGCGCTCACTGCCCAGTTGTACTTCGTCGACCAGCTCAAGGCCCTGCTGTTCACCCAGCAGTTCAACATGGTTTCCGCCATCGCCGACCAGATCGACGACAGGTTCCGCATCATGCAGACGGAGCTCGTCGCCACGGCGAGCACGCTTAAAAAGGAAGACCTGCATAACCCTTCCGCTCTGAGCCGTTTTTTCGGTGCGCGCCCCGATACTCTGGCCATGTTCGACAACGGGCTGTTCCTATTTTCGCCCCAGGGGACCCTCATCTCAGGGAACCCCTACGAACCGGGCATCTTCGGGAAGAATTTCCTCTACCGTGACTACCTGAAGGAAACCTTGGCCACGCGCCAGCCCCGTATCTCCCAACCGTTCATCTCTGCTCAGCCGCACCATCATCCCATCGTCATGCTCACCGCGCCGTTACTGGATGAACATGGAGAGGTGGCGGGTGTTCTCGCCGGAAGCCTTGACCTCACGAGGCCCAACGTCATCACCAAGCTGGGCACCATAGTCCTTGGGGAGAAAGGTTATATCTACCTCTACAACAGGGACCGGGTAATGATTGCCCACCCCGATCGCAGCCGGATCCTGAAGCAGGACGTCCCTGCGGGGGTGAACCAGCTCTATGACAAGGCGATAGCCGGGTTTGAAGGCACCGGTGAGACGATAAACTCACGCGGCGTGCGTGTCATCAGCTCCTTCAGACGGCTCAAAACGACCGGCTGGATCCTTGCCAGCAACTTCCCGCAGCAGGAGGCGTACGCCCCGATCCGCAAGGTCCGCAGTTACATCGCAGGCGCCCTCGTCGTGGTGCTGCTCGCCTCCACGGTCGTCGTTTGGCTCTGCATGAAATTCCTCGCCGCACCGCTCGTCTCGTTCACCGAGCAAATCAGGAAGCTCGCTCAGAGCAAGGGAGAGAACGCCGCCCCCATCGTCGTCGAAACTGGTGACGAAATCGGGGTCCTGGGTGACGCCTTCAACCAGCTTCTTCACGAGCTTAATCAGCAAAAGACCGAGCTGCAGCGGCAGTTGGAGTTCTCGCAGAAGCTCATCGAGGTGACCCCGATCCCGGTCTTCTACAAGGGGCCGGATGGCAGATACCTCGGCTGCAACCAGGCCTTCCTCGATTTCACCGGTATGGGCAGGGAGGCTGTGCTTGGCAAGACAGTGCTGGATTTGACCACTTCCGCGCTCGCCGACATCCATCAGCGTGCCGACCTCGAACTTTTGTCCAAAGGCGGGGTGCAGGTATACGAATGCCGGGCTTACGACGGCAACCATGCCCCCAGGGAAGTAATGTTCTTCAAGACCAGCTTCGCCGCACCCAACGGCTCCTGCGGCGGTCTGGTCGGAGTCATGCTCGACATAACCGAGCGAAAACATGCGGAAGCTGCGCTCCAGGCGCAGAAGGAGTTTGCGGAAAGCTTGGTGCTTAATTCCGCGATGCCGACCTTCGTACTCGATAGCGAGCACCGAGTGAGCATTTGGAATTTCGCACTCGAGGCACTCAGCGGCGTGAAGGCGGCTGATGTTCTCGGTCGGCGACAGGTCTCAAGCTTCTTCTATGACAGCGACAGGCCTCTGCTAGCCGACCTCGTCCTTGACGGCGATATCGCCGGAATCGAGAGGTACTTCAGTAACACCATGAGCTCCGGACTGATCTCGGGGGCGATTCAGGCGGAGACGTCCTATCATGATCCGAAGGGTGAGCTGCATCACCTGACCATAACGGCCGCTCCGATTCGCGACAGAAACGGCACCGTGCTCGCTGCCATCCAGACCGTCGAGGACATAACCGCGCGCAAGAAGGCCGAGGAGGCGCACGAAAAGACCAGGCGCCAATTTCAGCTCATCCTCGATGCAGCTGGCGAGGGAATCAACGGCGTCGACAGGGACGGCAAAATCACCTTTGTTAATCCCGCAGCAGCCCAGATGGTCGGTTGGTCTCAGGAAGAGCTCTTGGGCCGGTCCCAGCATGCCCTCATGCATCACACCCGTGAGGATGGCTCACACTACCCTGAAGAGGAATGCGCCATGGCAGCCGCCTGCTGCGAGGGGCGCTCCTACCATGGCAGTGACGAGCTGTTCTGGCGCAAGGACGGCTCCAGTTTCTATGCGGAATACACCTGCAGTCCCATCCGTGAGGGGGGTGAACTGGTCGGTTCCGTGGTGACCTACAAGGATGTGACGGAGCGGAGGCAATCGGAGGAACAGTTGCTCAAGCTCTCCCAGGCCGTCATGCAGAGCCCGGTCTCCATACTGATCACCGATCCTTCCGGCAACATCGAGTATGTGAACCCTAAATTCACTCAGGTGAGCGGCTATAGCGCAGACGAAGTGGCCGGTCAGAATCCACGCATCTTCAAGAGTGGGACAACCGCTCCGGAACTGTATCAGGGGATGTGGGAGACGATCTCGGCTGGACGAGTCTGGACCGGAGAGTTGTATAACCGTCGCAAGGACGGCAGCATGATCTGGGAGCATGCCACCATCTCGCCCATCCGTAACGCTTCCGGTGCGATCAGCCATTACATGGCCTTTATGGAGAACATAGGCGAGCGAAAAAAGCTCGAAGAGCAGTTGCGTCAGGCGCAGAAGATGGAGGCGGTCGGTCAGTTGGCAGGCGGCGTTGCGCACGACTTCAACAACATCCTCACGGTAATCATGGGGTTCGGCCAGTTACTCCAGCACTCGCTACCCGAAGGGGATCCCATGCTGGAAAACATGGAGCAGATCCTCGATGCCGCAGACCGTGCCACGCACCTCACGAAGAGTCTGCTCGCTTTCAGCAGGAAGCAGGTCATGGTGATGCAGCAGGTCGAACTTAACGAGCTGGCGCGCCGGCATTCCAAATTCCTTATGCGGATCATCGGCGAAGATGTTGCTCTGAAGACCGATTTCAGTGACGTACCGCTTCCGGTTATGGCAGACAGCGGGCAGTTGGAGCAGGTGCTTATGAACCTCGCTACCAACGCAAGAGACGCCATGCCCGGCGGCGGAGAACTCAGCATCAAGACCGCGGCGGTCACCCTCGACAACGAATTTCACCGCCTGCACGGCTATGGCGTTCCAGGTCGCTATGCCCTTATTACCGTTGCCGACACCGGGTCCGGGATGGACACCGAGACCCAGCGGAAGATCTTCGAACCCTTCTTCACCACCAAGCTTCCGGGACGCGGCACCGGCCTCGGTCTTTCCATCGTCTACGGCATCATCAAGCAGCATGGAGGCTACATCACCATAAGAAGCCAGAAAGGCTTCGGAACAACGTTCAGCATATACCTTCCGCTGGCGGAGAAGACCGTCAGATCGAAAGTAGCCACCCAAACGTTCCTTCCTGAAGGGGGGAACGAAACCATCCTGGTGGTCGAAGACGACCCGGCTGTGGGGAGACTCGTGGAATCGGTCTTGAAGCGTTACGGCTATCGGGTCATGCTGGCCGGCAGCGGCGAGGACGCCTTGGAGCTCTTCGAGTCGGACGGAAATGACATCGGCCTGGCGCTGCTCGACGTGATCATGCCCAAGATGAACGGGAAACAGCTCTGCGAGGCTCTCCGGGAGCGCTCCCCGCACCTCAAGGTTTTGTTCCTGAGCGGCTACACCGCGGACGTCATCGAAGACAAGGGAATTTTCATGGAAGGGGTCGATATCATTAAAAAGCCTGCGAAACCGCTCGAGCTCGCGAGAAAGGTTCGGGAGATGCTCGACGCATAG
- a CDS encoding creatininase family protein, with protein MIVENMTMEEFVAGLRTCKTVYIPFGSVEEHGSHLPLSTDTIEAYEVGKRAAERIPLFVVPPIHYGSCRSTSRHPGTISISTGTLKVLLKDIVRSLHAQGLANFIVLTGHAGGSHRMALQDAGEELIQELPEINMAVVTEYDLAKETGAHLIETRGDAHAGEIETSRIMHSHPHLVKGTAAAEYPSFPTGILVRDKRSFWPGGVWGDPGKATAEKGKLLESLVADKVVELVRALESRRW; from the coding sequence ATGATTGTTGAAAATATGACTATGGAGGAATTCGTAGCGGGATTGCGCACTTGCAAGACCGTATATATACCGTTTGGTTCGGTCGAGGAACATGGGAGTCACTTGCCTTTGTCGACGGACACCATCGAGGCATACGAAGTCGGCAAACGTGCAGCCGAGCGGATACCGCTCTTTGTCGTGCCGCCGATTCATTACGGTTCCTGCCGGTCCACGTCTCGTCATCCCGGCACAATTTCCATCAGCACCGGAACCTTGAAGGTGCTTCTCAAGGACATCGTACGTTCGCTGCATGCACAGGGACTTGCAAACTTTATAGTTTTGACCGGGCATGCCGGAGGATCGCATCGCATGGCGCTGCAGGACGCCGGTGAAGAGCTGATTCAGGAGTTGCCGGAGATAAACATGGCCGTGGTCACGGAGTACGATCTGGCCAAGGAAACAGGCGCACACCTGATCGAGACGCGCGGCGACGCACATGCAGGCGAGATCGAGACCTCGCGTATCATGCACTCGCATCCGCATCTGGTCAAGGGAACCGCCGCAGCCGAATACCCGAGTTTTCCGACCGGCATCCTGGTGCGCGACAAGCGCAGCTTCTGGCCCGGCGGTGTCTGGGGGGATCCCGGCAAAGCCACCGCGGAAAAAGGCAAGTTGCTGGAATCACTGGTGGCTGACAAGGTCGTCGAGCTTGTGCGGGCGCTCGAAAGCAGGCGCTGGTGA
- a CDS encoding PAS domain-containing protein, whose protein sequence is MNRVTHLQNHLKNQLRNTSASRAGNPTPPTLSWEQVLCNILEHTPLGLYWTDLTGEVPFPSGATTRENRLRLTAGERKALTESFRCAMENEAQWSQRFCRRTADDRVRWLETVIAKLKDENGTQIGYQGFTTDVTHEVHEKHEVAVNEERQRLAIEAAELGIWDLDVLAGSCFFSPYCYQMLGYAPGQMQGSLADWINIIHPEYLENARRSLEECIEGRIDKFELEFRLKTNEGKWRWFRCTGKAATRDASGRGFRLAGTLLDVNQAKLMEHLLRMEHDLLNLITATSPVGIMFIEPDGNTAFANPRAERILGLAKKEMLISGDWSLLRTIRSPEKDGGEEESLEDVLRQGVCLQNTCFLFTRPDGSSVFLSISTAPFLDKASKVSGTVVTLEDVTEQKRREQVISDNDHLLQETQRIAQLGSYVLDLEQQHWGCSSKLREILGINEHYPMTLQGHFDLVREEFRARFVESYRSAIAHSRPFEMEYKIKRHSDGEERWVTECCEVTRDTAGKKRRMIGTIKDITERKAAEEAIRNLNNELDRRVIERTSQLVAAKKEIESFSYSVSHDLRAPLRHINSYSSILVEEHGAALPDEARYYLERICTASNRMGKQIDDLLALTRVGRAIMKRTNFNISQLAAEVVDMIQDDDASNAAEFVVHPAINAYGDAALVRLVLQNLLGNSVKYSSRNPNPRIEFGQTTVNGASVFFVRDNGVGFDMAYVEKLFQPFQRLHGSEFEGTGIGLATVRRIIERHGGSIWAEGKEGEGATFYFTLSHPRKA, encoded by the coding sequence ATGAATCGAGTGACGCATCTGCAAAACCACCTAAAGAACCAGCTCCGGAACACCTCCGCCAGCCGGGCAGGGAACCCCACGCCCCCTACCCTTTCCTGGGAACAGGTTTTGTGCAACATTTTGGAGCACACGCCGTTGGGGCTTTACTGGACCGACCTCACCGGAGAGGTGCCGTTTCCGTCCGGCGCGACGACCAGGGAAAACAGGCTCCGGTTGACTGCGGGGGAGCGCAAGGCGCTCACTGAAAGCTTTCGCTGCGCCATGGAAAATGAGGCCCAGTGGTCGCAGCGGTTTTGCCGGCGCACCGCCGATGATCGCGTCCGTTGGCTGGAGACCGTCATTGCGAAACTAAAAGATGAAAACGGTACCCAGATCGGCTACCAGGGGTTCACCACTGACGTGACGCACGAGGTTCATGAAAAACACGAGGTGGCGGTCAACGAGGAGCGCCAGCGGCTTGCGATCGAGGCGGCCGAACTGGGGATCTGGGACCTGGACGTCTTGGCCGGCAGCTGTTTCTTCAGCCCCTACTGTTACCAAATGCTCGGCTACGCCCCAGGCCAGATGCAAGGGAGCCTGGCCGACTGGATCAACATCATTCATCCGGAGTACCTGGAAAACGCGCGCAGGTCGCTGGAGGAGTGCATTGAAGGTCGCATCGACAAGTTCGAGCTCGAATTCCGTTTGAAGACCAACGAGGGGAAGTGGCGCTGGTTCCGTTGCACCGGCAAGGCGGCGACGAGGGATGCTTCGGGCCGTGGTTTCCGGCTGGCGGGCACCCTTTTGGACGTCAATCAGGCCAAACTGATGGAACACCTGCTGCGCATGGAGCATGACCTGCTGAACCTGATCACGGCAACAAGCCCCGTGGGTATCATGTTCATCGAGCCCGACGGCAACACTGCTTTCGCCAACCCAAGAGCGGAAAGAATCCTGGGGCTTGCCAAGAAAGAGATGCTGATAAGCGGGGATTGGTCCCTTTTAAGGACGATCCGTTCGCCGGAGAAAGACGGCGGCGAGGAGGAATCGCTGGAAGATGTGCTGCGACAGGGAGTATGCCTGCAAAATACCTGTTTTCTCTTCACGCGTCCCGACGGTTCCAGCGTTTTTCTCTCGATAAGCACAGCACCTTTTCTTGACAAGGCGAGCAAGGTGAGCGGCACCGTAGTGACCCTCGAGGATGTAACTGAACAAAAACGGCGCGAACAGGTCATCTCGGACAACGATCACCTGTTGCAGGAAACCCAGAGGATAGCGCAACTCGGAAGCTACGTCCTGGACCTGGAACAGCAGCATTGGGGATGTTCCAGCAAGCTGCGTGAGATCCTCGGCATCAACGAGCATTATCCGATGACCCTGCAGGGGCATTTTGACCTCGTCCGCGAGGAGTTCCGTGCCCGTTTCGTTGAAAGCTACCGTTCGGCAATCGCCCACTCACGCCCGTTCGAGATGGAGTACAAGATCAAGAGGCACAGCGACGGCGAAGAGCGTTGGGTGACCGAGTGTTGCGAGGTGACACGGGACACAGCGGGCAAGAAACGGCGCATGATCGGGACGATAAAGGACATCACGGAACGCAAGGCGGCCGAAGAGGCGATCCGCAACCTCAATAACGAATTGGACCGCAGGGTCATCGAGCGCACTTCGCAGCTCGTTGCGGCGAAGAAAGAGATCGAATCGTTCAGCTATTCCGTATCTCACGACCTACGTGCGCCGCTCAGGCACATCAACAGTTACAGCTCGATTCTGGTTGAGGAACACGGCGCCGCCCTGCCGGATGAGGCACGCTACTACCTGGAGCGGATCTGCACGGCAAGCAACAGAATGGGGAAACAGATCGATGACCTGCTCGCCCTCACCCGGGTAGGTCGCGCCATCATGAAACGCACCAATTTCAACATCAGCCAGCTAGCCGCGGAAGTCGTGGACATGATCCAGGACGATGATGCGTCCAACGCGGCCGAATTCGTCGTGCACCCAGCGATCAATGCCTACGGCGACGCCGCACTGGTGCGCCTCGTGCTGCAGAACCTGCTAGGCAACTCGGTGAAATACTCGTCTAGGAATCCAAACCCGCGCATCGAATTCGGTCAGACCACGGTCAACGGCGCTTCCGTATTCTTCGTCAGGGACAACGGTGTCGGCTTCGACATGGCCTACGTGGAAAAGCTGTTCCAACCCTTCCAGCGCCTGCATGGCTCGGAATTCGAGGGGACCGGCATCGGGCTCGCGACGGTGCGGCGCATCATCGAGCGCCATGGCGGGAGCATTTGGGCCGAGGGGAAGGAAGGCGAAGGCGCGACCTTCTACTTCACCCTGTCTCACCCACGCAAGGCCTGA
- the mutM gene encoding bifunctional DNA-formamidopyrimidine glycosylase/DNA-(apurinic or apyrimidinic site) lyase, with protein sequence MPELPEVEVTRLGITRALTGARISAVSVHSSKLRAMVPAGLPQLLCGQTIASVLRRGKYLIIECPNGSLLLHLGMTGHLRLVSATAAPGPHDHFDLALDSGLVLRLNDYRRFGSIHWTIENPMQHQLLRKIGPEPLTGAFNTEYLYRLSRNRKVAIQRFIMDSAVVAGIGNIYAAESLFRCRMLPDTLAGGLTEAQCAALVDAVKETLSVSIATGSSSMDFTRAEEKLAYFPQELYVYGREGKPCRKCGAPVQRGRLGNRSTFFCAHCQS encoded by the coding sequence ATGCCTGAATTGCCGGAAGTCGAAGTCACCCGTCTCGGTATCACCCGTGCCCTTACCGGTGCCCGCATCAGTGCGGTTTCCGTGCACAGCTCAAAGCTGCGCGCCATGGTCCCGGCGGGACTACCGCAACTGCTGTGCGGCCAGACCATAGCGTCGGTGCTGCGTCGTGGCAAATACCTGATCATCGAGTGTCCCAACGGGTCTTTGCTGCTTCACCTCGGCATGACCGGGCATCTGAGGCTTGTGTCTGCCACGGCGGCACCCGGGCCACATGACCACTTCGATCTTGCACTCGACTCGGGGCTCGTCTTGCGGCTTAACGACTACCGTCGCTTCGGCTCGATCCATTGGACCATCGAGAACCCCATGCAGCATCAGCTCTTGCGAAAGATCGGCCCGGAGCCACTGACAGGTGCCTTCAACACCGAGTATCTGTACCGTTTGAGCCGCAACAGGAAGGTTGCCATCCAACGCTTTATCATGGACAGCGCCGTTGTAGCCGGGATCGGGAACATCTACGCGGCGGAAAGTCTTTTCCGCTGCCGCATGCTCCCCGACACCCTCGCAGGTGGCCTCACTGAGGCCCAATGCGCGGCCCTCGTCGACGCCGTCAAGGAGACGCTATCCGTATCCATCGCCACCGGTAGCTCCAGCATGGACTTCACCCGCGCCGAAGAGAAACTCGCCTACTTTCCGCAAGAGCTCTACGTTTATGGCCGGGAGGGGAAACCGTGCCGGAAATGCGGGGCACCCGTTCAACGGGGCAGGCTCGGCAACCGCTCCACTTTTTTCTGCGCTCACTGTCAGAGTTGA
- a CDS encoding CvfB family protein, with protein sequence MLEIGKYNRLEVKKLSAIGAYLDSELGEILLPTKYMPPGLHHGEHLKVFVYLDSEDRLIATTLEPKAQVGEFALLEVKDVSRVGAFLEWGLEKDLLVPFREQPRPMQKGERYMVRVYLDPSGRIAASARLAKFLEKSPSGLKEGQEVQLTLYEFGDLGAKAIIDGRYDGLLFRSELFGSYQVGDTLSGYIGKIRNDGKIDVTLRKSGKQDTSGGRETLLRILSERGGFLPIGDKSPPELIAEMFRMSKKSFKTLIGNLYKEGVIEITKDGIRLR encoded by the coding sequence ATGCTTGAGATCGGCAAGTACAACCGTCTTGAAGTTAAGAAACTTAGCGCTATCGGCGCCTATCTGGACTCGGAGCTTGGGGAGATCCTGCTGCCGACCAAGTACATGCCTCCCGGGTTGCACCACGGCGAGCACCTGAAGGTATTCGTCTATCTCGACTCGGAGGACCGCCTTATCGCCACCACCCTGGAGCCCAAGGCACAGGTCGGCGAGTTCGCCCTCCTCGAGGTGAAGGACGTAAGCCGCGTCGGCGCCTTTCTCGAGTGGGGGCTGGAAAAGGACCTGCTGGTACCGTTTAGGGAACAGCCCCGCCCGATGCAAAAAGGGGAGAGGTACATGGTGCGGGTCTACCTCGACCCGTCCGGCCGCATCGCGGCTTCGGCGCGGCTCGCCAAGTTCCTTGAGAAGTCCCCGTCTGGGTTGAAAGAAGGGCAAGAGGTGCAACTCACCTTGTACGAATTCGGTGACCTAGGCGCCAAGGCGATTATTGACGGGCGCTACGACGGCCTCTTATTCAGAAGCGAGCTTTTCGGCAGTTACCAGGTGGGCGACACCCTTTCCGGCTATATCGGCAAGATCAGAAACGACGGCAAGATCGACGTGACTTTACGCAAGTCAGGAAAACAGGACACCTCCGGTGGCCGGGAAACGCTGCTGCGGATTCTGAGTGAGCGCGGCGGTTTTCTGCCGATCGGGGACAAGTCCCCTCCGGAACTTATCGCAGAGATGTTCAGGATGAGCAAGAAGAGCTTCAAGACCTTGATCGGAAACCTCTACAAGGAGGGAGTCATCGAGATAACCAAGGACGGGATCAGGTTACGCTAG